In Spirochaeta isovalerica, one DNA window encodes the following:
- a CDS encoding winged helix-turn-helix transcriptional regulator, translating into MKNPENELKILELISQGKDDISQRDISRIIGLSLGMTNSILKRFAEKGLITIKKVNNRNIQYALTAKGLEQIGQKSWRYFKRTIRNVVVYREAINGILREAKADGYNEVVLVGSSDLEFIVEHECYKLGIPFRVAYEKTEEISEKSYIVFAENELKQPVENSYSYSLNSLVY; encoded by the coding sequence ATGAAAAACCCAGAAAACGAACTGAAAATTCTCGAACTTATCTCACAGGGCAAGGATGATATCAGCCAGCGCGATATCTCCCGCATAATCGGTCTGTCCCTCGGCATGACCAATTCCATTCTGAAAAGATTTGCCGAGAAGGGACTCATTACGATTAAGAAGGTCAACAACCGGAATATCCAATATGCCTTGACGGCAAAAGGTCTGGAGCAGATAGGGCAGAAGTCCTGGAGATATTTCAAACGGACCATCCGGAATGTCGTCGTGTACCGTGAAGCCATAAATGGCATACTCCGCGAAGCAAAAGCTGACGGATATAATGAAGTCGTTCTTGTCGGCAGCAGCGATCTTGAGTTCATTGTCGAACATGAATGTTATAAATTGGGTATACCCTTTCGGGTTGCTTATGAAAAAACAGAAGAAATTTCTGAAAAAAGCTATATAGTTTTTGCTGAGAATGAGTTGAAACAGCCTGTGGAAAATTCTTACAGCTATTCGCTCAATAGTCTTGTTTATTAA
- the loaP gene encoding antiterminator LoaP has product MHYFALHIKTGSEEKIRKAIEEELGDDLKVFCPMRELMIRKKGKTTRQLKPMFGGYIFVESEEISAASLTKLKKIPDFFQVLPSNKDIKPVRQEDMEFLRSLFTGNQIAALSKAKFDENDLIQIISGPLKGKEGMIVKVDRRKGRAKIVINAFDREHFVDLGFEVMGEV; this is encoded by the coding sequence ATGCATTATTTTGCCCTTCATATCAAAACAGGATCGGAAGAAAAGATCAGAAAAGCCATCGAAGAAGAACTGGGAGATGATCTGAAAGTTTTCTGTCCCATGAGGGAGCTGATGATCCGCAAAAAGGGGAAAACGACCAGACAGCTGAAACCGATGTTCGGCGGATATATTTTCGTGGAATCCGAGGAGATCAGTGCGGCGTCTCTGACAAAGCTCAAGAAAATTCCCGATTTTTTTCAGGTCCTGCCTTCCAACAAGGATATAAAACCCGTTCGTCAGGAAGATATGGAGTTCCTCCGGTCTCTTTTTACGGGCAATCAGATAGCTGCCCTCTCCAAAGCCAAATTCGATGAAAATGACCTTATTCAGATTATTTCGGGCCCTCTGAAAGGCAAGGAAGGCATGATCGTGAAGGTCGACCGACGGAAAGGACGGGCCAAGATCGTTATCAATGCTTTTGACAGAGAGCATTTCGTCGACCTGGGTTTTGAGGTGA